Within the Candidatus Rokuibacteriota bacterium genome, the region CCGTGGCGACGGGGCTGCCGCTGGCGTGGGTGCTCGCGCTCAAGCGTTTCCCCGGCCGCGACCTCGCCGAAGCCGTGGTCGTCCTGCCTCTCGTCCTGCCGCCGACCGTGCTCGGCTACTACCTCCTCGTCCTGATCAGTCGCCAGGGCGCGATCGGTCGCGTCCTCGACGCGGCGGGGATCGAGCTTGCCTTCACGTGGCGGGCGGCGGTGCTCGCGGCGTGGGTGGGATCGAGCGCGCTCTTCATCAAGGCCGCGCAGGCCGGCTTCGAGTCGGTGGACCGGAGGCTCGAGCAGGCGGCGCTCACGCTCGGGCGCTCCCAGTGGAGCGTGTTCTGGTCCATCACGCTTCCGCTCGCTTCGCGCGCTGTCATGGCCGGCACCGTGCTGGCATTCTGCCGGGCGCTAGGCGACTTCGGCATCACGCTGATGGTCGCGGGCAGCATCCCCGGCCAGACGCAGACGACACCGCTGGCCATCTACGACCTCGTCCAGTCGAACCGCATGGCCGAGGCCAATACGCTCTCCCTGATCGCCGTGGCGACGGTGGCGCTCCTCCTGATGGGGATCGGGCGTCTCGCGCGCCTCCGGTTCTGACGTGGCGCTCCTTCTCGAGGTCAGGAAGGCGCTGCCGGGCTTCACGCTCGACGTCGCCTGGGAAGCGGGTGACGAGGTCGTCACGCTCTTCGGCCCCTCGGGTGCGGGCAAGACGCTCACGCTCCAGTGCCTCGCAGGGCTCGTCCGCCCCGATT harbors:
- the modB gene encoding molybdate ABC transporter permease subunit; protein product: MDFFPLWLSLKVSVTATILTVATGLPLAWVLALKRFPGRDLAEAVVVLPLVLPPTVLGYYLLVLISRQGAIGRVLDAAGIELAFTWRAAVLAAWVGSSALFIKAAQAGFESVDRRLEQAALTLGRSQWSVFWSITLPLASRAVMAGTVLAFCRALGDFGITLMVAGSIPGQTQTTPLAIYDLVQSNRMAEANTLSLIAVATVALLLMGIGRLARLRF